A single region of the Salvia miltiorrhiza cultivar Shanhuang (shh) chromosome 8, IMPLAD_Smil_shh, whole genome shotgun sequence genome encodes:
- the LOC130998600 gene encoding DNA replication licensing factor MCM4-like codes for MASDSSPVNTHDGPSSPDAWPTSPVSNTVSSPGERSRRKRGRHSSYATPSPMPSGSRVRTPEATPTPSSNARRRGRGRRQSTTPTAGATPTSNDDVPPSSDAGEGNEDEPPVVYVWGTNISVQDVNAAILRFLRHFREDPQQIEGKYMRMINHVIEMEGDSLDVDAQDVYDYDSDLYTKMVRYPLEVLAIFDMVLMDMVGRINPLFEKHIQARIFNLRSSTSMRNLNPSDVEKMVSLKGMIIRCSSIIPEIREAVFRCLVCGYYSDPIVVERGRINEPTVCAKQECLSKNSMTLVHNRCRFADKQVVRVQETPDDIPDGGTPHTVTLLMHDKLVDAGKPGDRVEVTGIYRAMSVRVGQTQRTVKSIFKTYIDCLHLKTTDKSRMDVQDPMETENGASQGDDDSTQKYEINVEQLKELSRQPDIYEKLTRSLAPNIWELDDVKRGLLCQLFGGNALKLPSGASFRGDINILLVGDPGTSKSQLLQYIHKLSPRGIYTSGRGSSAVGLTAYVAKDPETGETVLESGALVLSDRGICCIDEFDKMSDNARSMLHEVMEQQTVSIAKAGIIVGDKRG; via the exons ATGGCTTCCGATTCTTCTCCTGTCAACACGCACGACG GTCCGTCGTCTCCGGATGCGTGGCCGACGAGCCCAGTCAGCAACACAGTATCATCTCCTGGAGAGCGCTCGCGCCGGAAACGTGGCCGTCATTCCAGCTACGCTACGCCGTCACCGATGCCGTCAGGTTCGCGTGTCAGAACACCCGAGGCAACTCCAACGCCCTCTAGTAACGCTCGACGTCGTGGCCGAGGTAGGAGGCAGTCGACCACCCCTACTGCTGGTGCCACGCCGACCTCGAATGATGATGTCCCGCCGTCTTCAGATGCTGGTGAAGGGAATGAGGATGAGCCTCCGGTAGTGTACGTTTGGGGCACGAATATTAGCGTGCAAGATGTTAATGCGGCAATTTTGAGGTTCTTGAGGCATTTCAGGGAAGATCCTCAGCAAATTGAGGGGAAATATATGAGAATGATTAATCATGTAATTGAAATGGAGGGTGATTCGCTTGATGTTGATGCACAAGATGTGTATGATTACGATAGTGACCTGTATACTAAAATGGTTAGGTATCCTCTTGAGGTGCTAGCTATATTTGATATGGTATTGATGGACATGGTGGGGAGAATCAATCCTTTATTCGAGAAGCACATACAAGCCAGGATATTTAATCTTAGGAGTTCAACTTCAATGAGAAATCTTAACCCCTCTG ATGTTGAAAAGATGGTTTCTTTGAAAGGGATGATTATTCGTTGTAGCTCCATTATACCTGAGATCAGAGAAGCCGTATTTAGATGCCTGGTCTGTGGTTATTACTCTGACCCAATTGTTGTTGAAAGAG GAAGAATCAACGAGCCAACAGTTTGTGCGAAGCAAGAATGTCTCTCCAAAAACTCCATGACCCTTGTTCACAATAGGTGCAG ATTTGCTGATAAGCAAGTTGTGAGAGTCCAAGAGACGCCAGATGACATCCCGGATGGAGGAACACCACACACTGTGACATTGTTAATGCACGACAAGTTGGTTGATGCTGGCAAGCCCGGCGACAGGGTAGAG GTTACGGGAATTTACAGGGCTATGAGTGTCAGAGTTGGTCAGACGCAGAGGACAGTGAAGTCAATTTTCAAG ACTTACATTGATTGTCTTCATCTAAAGACAACGGATAAGTCAAGAATGGATGTACAGGATCCAATGGAAACTGAAAATGGAGCAAGCCAGGGGGATGATGATTCAACTCAGAAATATGAAATCAAT GTGGAACAATTAAAAGAACTATCCAGACAGCCTGATATATATGAGAAGTTGACTAGATCTTTGGCGCCAAACATATGGGAGTTGGATGACGTAAAGAGAGGCCTTCTTTGCCAG CTTTTTGGAGGGAATGCATTGAAGTTGCCATCTGGTGCTAGCTTCAGAGGTGATATAAATATTCTCCTTGTTGGGGATCCTGGAACCAGCAAATCGCAGCTTCTCCAGTACATTCATAAGCTCTCTCCTCGTGGTATATACACCAGTGGGAGAGGAAGCTCTGCTGTGGGGCTAACTGCTTATGTGGCCAAGGATCCTGAGACTGGTGAAACA GTCCTGGAGAGTGGAGCCTTGGTTTTGAGTGACAGAGGCATCTGTTGTATTGATGAATTCGACAAAATGTCTGACAATGCAAGAAGCATGTTGCATGAG GTGATGGAGCAGCAAACTGTATCAATTGCGAAGGCAGGAATAATTGTTGGAGATAAGCGAGGCTGA
- the LOC130996953 gene encoding U11/U12 small nuclear ribonucleoprotein 35 kDa protein-like: MSRRGGGGDGGSSSSMSSVFYADEYHPIQAGSIDGTDILPHDNGVYRALLCSKAALYDPFGDPKVTGDPYCTLFVGRLSPLTTEDTLRKAVSEYGRVKNLRLVRNIVTGASRGYAFVEFETEKDMRRAYKDAHHTFIDDSEIIVDYNRQQLMPGWIPRRLGGGLGGKKESGQLRFGGRERPFRAPLKQIPFDDLKRLGIPPPPEGRYMSRFQIPSPPRRKRSSSSDLDEKEKRDSKQHRRARHSSSRRPSSRDRSRVDERRN; encoded by the exons ATGAGCCGCCGCGGCGGTGGCGGAGAcggcggcagcagcagcagtatgAGTTCAGTATTCTACGCAGATGAATACCATCCTATCCAAGCCGGCAGCATCGACGGTACCGACATTCTTCCCCACGACAACGGCGTCTACAGAGCTCTCCTTTGCTCCAAAGCAGCCCTAT ATGACCCCTTCGGCGACCCTAAAGTCACCGGCGACCCTTATTGCACTCTCTTCGTCGGCCGTCTCTCTCCTCTCACCACCGAGGACACTCTCCGCAAG GCTGTGAGCGAATACGGTCGTGTCAAGAACTTGCGGTTGGTCAGGAACATAG TGACGGGTGCCTCACGTGGTTATGCATTTGTTGAGTTCGAAACTGAGAAGGACATGCGTCGAGCATACAAG GATGCTCATCATACTTTTATTGATGATTCTGAAATCATAGTTGATTACAATAGGCAGCAACTGATGCCTGGCTGGATTCCAAGAAGGCTAG GTGGGGGCCTCGGTGGCAAGAAAGAATCAGGGCAACTTCGATTTGGAGGACGAGAAAGACCATTCCGAGCTCCACT GAAACAAATTCCTTTTGATGACTTAAAGAGGCTGGGCATACCACCTCCTCCTGAAGGAAGATACATGTCGCGCTTTCAG ATCCCATCTCCACCGAGAAGGAAAAGAAGTAGCTCGTCCGACTTGGATGAGAAAGAGAAACGGGATAGTAAGCAGCACAGACGCGCTAGACATTCTTCTTCCAGGCGGCCATCATCGCGTGACAGAAGCCGTGTGGATGAAAGAAGGAACTGA
- the LOC130998601 gene encoding uncharacterized GPI-anchored protein At3g06035-like, producing MECFGSRLLLLHVFLFLLFLQLRSDEEQDLLEGINSFRNSAKAPALVKHDKADCVADEIADKMEDKSCASNAAPTTLMSDYPAVLEKCKVDANTTVDGMILPVCVPKRTATLVLTNYTQSQNARYLNDSKFTGAGIGAEEDWTVLVLTTNTQGGSFASRSHRCVAHYVPSFILSMLSIVFIF from the exons ATGGAATGTTTTGGGAGTCGTCTTCTTCTGCTGCAtgtcttcctcttcctcttatTTCTGCAGCTACGCTCCGATG AGGAGCAAGATCTACTTGAGGGGATCAACAGTTTCAGGAACTCGGCCAAGGCCCCGGCTCTCGTGAAGCACGACAAGGCCGACTGCGTGGCCGATGAAATCGCGGACAAAATGGAGGACAAGAGCTGCGCGTCCAACGCAGCGCCAACCACGCTGATGTCGGACTACCCGGCGGTGTTGGAGAAGTGCAAGGTCGACGCGAACACGACGGTGGACGGGATGATCCTGCCCGTGTGCGTGCCCAAACGGACGGCCACGCTGGTCCTCACGAACTACACGCAGTCGCAGAACGCGAGGTACTTGAACGACTCCAAGTTCACCGGAGCGGGCATCGGGGCGGAGGAGGATTGGACGGTCTTGGTCTTGACCACCAATACTCAAGGAGGTAGCTTTGCCAGCAGATCCCATCGTTGTGTAGCCCATTATGTGCCCTCGTTTATTCTCTCTATGCTTTCTATTGTCTTTATTTTTTGA